The following are from one region of the Megachile rotundata isolate GNS110a chromosome 15, iyMegRotu1, whole genome shotgun sequence genome:
- the LOC100883601 gene encoding TNF receptor-associated factor 6 isoform X5 produces MFLKEGACCPVDSKPLKSESDLFRDLYTSREISQQRMHCPYQQFGCEVNLSPVDMESHISQCMFKGQLSNSETMHCHFKNVGCTETFCTEEDLHTHLERNINQHLTMVVKALPQESASRNNVSALVAESKLWDPPSKNASSLEKTEPSLEWQQLLKNLYERIVLLEQQNRELSITVSNQKTQLTTLQTSLRFNQEEVFLRSCNGVYIWRLHSFQEKLHSMMSDPLKMFYSPGFYTSLHGYKICARINVSSKDPEFLSLLLHIMKSENDDGLDWPFNGTMCFILVHPHNCEKDIREVTSSRPNLEAFRKPVCELNKRSFGYTEFVRIRDLPDFVQNDSLIFRIEVRVYDRLQTPNII; encoded by the exons TATACGAGCAGAGAAATATCACAACAACGTATGCATTGTCCTTATCAACAGTTTGGTTGTGAAGTTAATTTATCTCCAGTGGATATGGAGTCACATATAAGTCAGTGCATGTTTAAAGGACAACTTTCAAATTCAGAGACTATGCACTGTCACTTTAAAAATGTTGGTTGCACAGAGACCTTTTGTACAGAAGAAGATTTACATACACATTTAGAAAGAAATATAAATCAACATTTAACT ATGGTTGTGAAAGCATTGCCCCAAGAATCTGCTTCGCGAAATAATGTTAGCGCGCTAGTTGCTGAATCAAAACTATGGGATCCACCATCTAAAAATGCAAGTTCTTTAGAAAAAACAGAACCATCATTAGAATGGCAACAGTTGTTGAA AAATTTGTATGAACGAATAGTACTGTTGGAACAACAGAATAGAGAATTGTCTATAACTGTTTCTAATCAGAAAACTCAACTTACAACTTTACAAACTTCTTTAAGATTTAACCAAGAGGAAGTGTTTTTACGTAGTTGCAATGGTGTTTATATTTGGAGATTACATTCCTTCCAAGAAAAACTTCACAGTATGATGAGTGACCCACTAAAAATGTTTTACAGTCCTGGTTTTTATACCAGTCTTCATGGTTACAAAATTTGTGCTAGAATTAATGTATCTTCTAAAGATCCTGAATTTTTATCACTGCTTTTACATATAATGAAATCAGAAAACGATGACGGATTGGATTGGCCATTTAATGGAACAATGTGCTTCATTTTGGTACATCCACATAATTGCGAAAAAGATATACGAGAAGTAACTTCGTCTAGGCCAAATCTAGAAGCATTCAGAAAACCAGTGTGTGAACTGAATAAACGTAGTTTTGGTTACACTGAATTCGTACGAATTAGGGATTTACCAGATTTCGTACAAAATGACAGTTTGATTTTTAGAATAGAAGTTCGCGTTTATGATAGATTGCAAACACcgaacataatataa